GCCTGTTGTGGAATTCGAGATGGCTAAGTCGAAATATGAATATGTGAAGCAATTTGAATCCCATGATACACTTTTGCCCCAGTGTTATATAGTGGTGCGTATTGATGGAAAGAAATTTCATGAATTTTCCAAGTATTACGATTTCAAGAAGCCCAACGATGAGCGTGCTTTGAAGCTGATGAACGCATGTGCTAAAAATGTTGTACTCCAGTATAGGCATGAAATGATTCTGGCGTATGGCGAGAGCGACGAATATTCATTTGtattgaagaaagacaCGGAGTTGTACAAACGGAGAAGGGACAAACTATCGACTTTGATTGTTTCCTTGTTCACTTCGAACTACGTAGCGTTGTGGTCTAAATTCTTTCCCGGCACAAATTTGCATCCAAAGCATTTGCCTTTCTTTGATTCTAGGTGTGTGATTTATCCAAATTTAGAAACCATAAGAGACTATGTAACTTGGAGATATGTCGACACCCACATAAATAACTTATACAATACCGCCTTTTGGCAATTGATACAAAAATGTGGCATGAATCCTCAGGAAGCAGAAAAAAGGCTGTCTGGAACAGTTAGTAGTGAAAAGAATGAGATACTATTTAAAGAATGTGGGattaattataataatgaaCCGGAAATGTACAAAAAGGGATCGCTTATAACCAACAAAGGAGAGATATTACATATTAATGTCATTGATAGCTTGGACTCTCTTTTTGAAGGCTActaataaacaaaaagcGTTTCTGTGAGGTATGTAATAAGTAAATGAAGCGTTAACGAGTTAAAATCTGCGCTTTAGATCTTAAGGActaatttttcaatgaaGCGCCATCTATAGAAGAAACTGTTTAATGTGTAATAACTTTATCACGACCatattttcaaatcatGGTCTTGAAAATCGGTTTAAATATCCATTTACAGTATTGGTAGAGTTCACAATTTCTTGCTTGTTCATATTTATCAGAGGTATAAACATAAACTGgcacaaaaaaaaatctccGCGACGGGGAATTGAACCCCGATCTGGCACGCGACAAGCGCCCATTCTGACCATTAAACTATCGCGGATTGCTGATTTTGTTGTAATGAATAATTTACTTTCTCTCCACATGGATAATAGGTTATCGCATCAAACGGCAGGCAAGTTACGGTACTAATAGTTTTATAGTTTATTGTCTATGTTGTAAATCATAGAAGAAAGTTGATATTGTAGGTAAAATGTCTATATTGtttaaatattataaagatattataaaaTGCCGATTGATTGCTTTTGACCTCATTGATAGTTAGATAAACCcaga
The Nakaseomyces glabratus chromosome J, complete sequence genome window above contains:
- the THG1 gene encoding tRNA guanylyltransferase (CAGL0J00209g~Ortholog(s) have tRNA guanylyltransferase activity, role in tRNA modification and cytosol, nucleus localization) → MAKSKYEYVKQFESHDTLLPQCYIVVRIDGKKFHEFSKYYDFKKPNDERALKLMNACAKNVVLQYRHEMILAYGESDEYSFVLKKDTELYKRRRDKLSTLIVSLFTSNYVALWSKFFPGTNLHPKHLPFFDSRCVIYPNLETIRDYVTWRYVDTHINNLYNTAFWQLIQKCGMNPQEAEKRLSGTVSSEKNEILFKECGINYNNEPEMYKKGSLITNKGEILHINVIDSLDSLFEGY